From one Bacteroides fragilis NCTC 9343 genomic stretch:
- a CDS encoding CapA family protein encodes MKHLILLFLFFCSVSCSSNAQEQPVPTSSADTIPAQKITLLFAGDLMQHQAQIDAARTATGYDYTDYFKLIKEEIGKADIAIGNLEVTLGGKPYRGYPAFSAPDEYLTAIKDAGFNVLITANNHCLDRGKKGLERTILMLDSLQIPYAGTYTDSTARASRYPLLLEQNGFRIVLLNYTYGTNGIKVSAPNIVNYIDKDIMARDIETAKALNPDALIACMHWGIEYQSLPNKEQTSLADWLLSRGVTHVIGSHPHVVQPMELRTDTLSGQQNVVLYSLGNFISNMSARKTDGGLLFKLELTKNSIGTSVSNCGYSLIWTARPTLSKKKNYVLYPASIPTDSLSAEERNHLKIFINDTRELFRKHNRGINEYIF; translated from the coding sequence ATGAAACATCTGATTCTTCTTTTTCTCTTTTTTTGTTCTGTATCTTGCAGTAGCAACGCGCAAGAGCAACCTGTCCCTACCTCATCGGCCGACACAATACCCGCACAGAAGATCACCCTCCTCTTTGCAGGCGACCTGATGCAGCATCAGGCACAGATAGACGCAGCCCGGACAGCAACCGGGTACGACTATACAGACTACTTTAAACTGATAAAAGAAGAAATCGGCAAAGCAGACATCGCCATCGGAAATCTGGAGGTAACCCTCGGTGGAAAGCCCTATCGGGGGTATCCGGCCTTCAGTGCTCCCGACGAATATCTGACCGCAATCAAAGATGCCGGCTTCAACGTATTGATAACAGCCAACAATCATTGCCTCGACCGAGGCAAAAAAGGGTTGGAAAGAACCATCCTGATGTTGGATTCCCTACAAATTCCGTATGCCGGCACCTACACCGATAGTACGGCCCGTGCCTCGCGGTATCCGCTCTTGCTGGAACAGAATGGCTTCCGCATTGTCCTGCTCAATTATACATATGGCACTAACGGCATCAAGGTATCTGCCCCCAACATCGTCAATTATATCGATAAGGATATCATGGCCCGGGACATCGAAACTGCCAAAGCATTGAACCCGGATGCATTGATTGCATGTATGCACTGGGGCATCGAATACCAATCGCTGCCCAACAAGGAACAAACATCTCTTGCCGACTGGTTGCTTAGCCGGGGAGTCACCCATGTGATCGGCTCCCATCCACACGTGGTACAGCCCATGGAGTTGCGAACCGATACGCTCAGCGGACAGCAAAATGTGGTGCTTTACTCTTTAGGTAATTTTATTTCGAACATGTCTGCCCGCAAAACAGACGGGGGACTGCTCTTTAAACTCGAATTAACGAAAAACAGTATAGGCACATCTGTCAGCAATTGCGGGTATAGTCTGATATGGACTGCACGCCCCACACTCTCCAAAAAGAAAAATTACGTTTTATACCCGGCAAGCATTCCGACAGACTCTTTATCGGCAGAAGAACGTAACCACCTGAAAATCTTTATTAATGACACCCGGGAACTCTTCCGCAAGCATAACCGCGGAATTAATGAATACATTTTTTGA